A genomic region of Raphanus sativus cultivar WK10039 chromosome 6, ASM80110v3, whole genome shotgun sequence contains the following coding sequences:
- the LOC108805646 gene encoding uncharacterized protein LOC108805646, which produces MFGIQNRRDLTMELQSQIPILRPSIHARRANIVVKFQDMYSFTVEGNVDDVNVLNEVRERVRNQGRVWWALEASKGANWYLRPDTLLIGGDGGGGIALKTSLKISALANAITLKRLVRKGIPPVLRPKVWFSLSGAAKKKSTVPESYYGDLSKAVDGMVTPATLQIDHDLPRTFPGHPWLDTPEGHAALRRVLVGYSFRDSDVGYCQGLNYVAALLLLVMKTEEDAFWMLAVLLENVLVRDCYTTNLSGCHVEQRVFKDLLAQKCPRIASHLDDMGFDVSLVATEWFLCLFSKSLPSETTLRVWDVLFYEGAKVLFHAALAIFKMKENELLMTHQVGDVINIIQTTSHQLFDPDELLTVAFEKIGSMTTNTISKQRKKQEPAVMAELDQRLRRLNSLKETGTKNT; this is translated from the exons atgttCGGGATCCAAAACAGAAGAGACTTAACAATGGAGCTCCAATCCCAAATCCCGATCCTCCGCCCGAGCATCCACGCCCGACGAGCCAACATCGTCGTCAAGTTCCAGGACATGTACTCCTTCACGGTGGAAGGAAACGTGGACGACGTGAACGTCCTGAACGAAGTCAGGGAGAGAGTGAGGAACCAAGGGAGAGTCTGGTGGGCTCTGGAAGCTAGCAAAGGAGCTAACTGGTATCTCCGGCCCGATACCCTCTTGATCGGCGGCGACGGTGGCGGTGGTATCGCGTTGAAGACGTCTCTGAAGATCTCGGCTCTGGCGAATGCGATCACGTTGAAGAGGTTGGTCAGGAAAGGGATACCGCCGGTGCTGAGGCCTAAGGTTTGGTTCTCTCTCTCCGGTGCTGCTAAGAAGAAGTCTACGGTCCCGGAGAGTTATTACGGTGATTTGAGTAAGGCTGTTGATGGGATGGTCACGCCTGCCACGCTTCAGATCGATCAT GATCTGCCACGGACTTTCCCTGGCCATCCTTGGTTAGACACTCCAGAGGGTCATGCTGCTCTAAGACGTGTGCTTGTTGGATATTCGTTTCGTGATTCTGATGTTGGTTATTGTCAG GGACTAAACTATGTTGCGGCGTTACTATTACTGGTCATGAAGACAGAAGAAGACGCGTTCTGGATGCTAGCAGTTCTTTTGGAGAACGTGTTAGTCCGTGACTGCTACACGACCAACTTGTCTGGTTGCCATGTTGAGCAGCGGGTATTCAAAGATCTGCTTGCCCAAAAATGTCCTCG AATAGCTTCTCATCTTGACGATATGGGCTTTGATGTTTCCCTTGTAGCCACGGAATGGTTCCTATGCCTCTTCTCCAAAAGCCTTCCTTCAGAG ACAACTCTAAGAGTTTGGGATGTACTTTTCTATGAAGGAGCAAAGGTTCTTTTCCATGCAGCTTTAGCAATCTTCAAG ATGAAAGAAAACGAGCTGCTTATGACCCACCAGGTCGGTGATGTGATCAACATAATACAGACCACTTCACACCAGCTCTTTGACCCTGATGAGTTATTAACG gtGGCGTTTGAGAAAATTGGATCAATGACTACAAACACAATCTCAAAGCAGAGGAAGAAGCAGGAACCGGCAGTGATGGCAGAACTTGACCAGAGACTGAGGAGACTCAACTCTCTTAAAGAAACTGGTACTAAGAACACATAA
- the LOC130496087 gene encoding polygalacturonase, with protein sequence MGSYLGIYTILVLCLLGYSANAEVFNAGGPPNSDITAAVLKAFTSACQAPAPSQVLIPKGDFKLGEIAMTGPCKSPIEFTLQGNVKADGGSTQGKDRWVVFEKINGFKLNGGGTFDGEGNAAWKANNCHKTFECKKLPISVRFDFVDNADIRDVTSLDAKNFHFNVISGKNMTFDNIKIIAPAESPNTDGIHLGRCEGVKILNTKIATGDDCISVGDGMKNLLIEKVVCGPGHGISVGSLGRYGWEQDVNDIKVMNCTLQGTDNGLRIKTWPSAACATTASGIHFEDIILNNVSNPILIDQEYCPWNQCNKNKPSTIKLVDITFRKIRGTSGNKDAVKLLCSKGHPCENVEIGDINIEYKGPDGPPTFECTNVTPKLVGTQNPKACVGPVVKAPGQA encoded by the exons atgggTTCATATTTAGGAATATATACAATTTTGGTTCTATGTTTGCTAGGATATTCAGCCAATGCTGAGGTGTTCAACGCTGGTGGTCCTCCAAATTCTGATATCACCGCG GCAGTTCTTAAAGCATTCACATCGGCATGTCAAGCTCCGGCACCAAGCCAGGTGCTGATCCCAAAAGGTGACTTCAAGCTTGGTGAGATCGCGATGACTGGTCCATGCAAATCTCCAATCGAGTTCACCTTGCAAGGCAACGTCAAAGCTGACGGTGGCTCTACTCAGGGAAAGGATAGATGGGTTGTGTTCGAAAAAATTAATGGTTTTAAGTTGAACGGAGGTGGAACATTTGACGGTGAAGGCAATGCAGCTTGGAAAGCCAATAACTGCCACAAGACTTTTGAGTGCAAGAAGCTTCCCATC AGTGTGAGGTTTGATTTTGTGGATAACGCTGATATAAGAGACGTAACCTCATTAGATGCCAAAAACTTCCACTTCAACGTTATCAGCGGCAAGAACATGACATTTGATAACATCAAGATCATTGCCCCAGCTGAAAGCCCCAACACTGACGGTATTCATTTGGGAAGATGTGAGGGAGTCAAGATCCTCAACACTAAGATCGCCACAGGAGATGACTGCATCTCCGTGGGAGATGGGATGAAGAATCTCCTCATCGAGAAAGTTGTGTGCGGTCCAGGACATGGAATCAGTGTTGGAAGCCTTGGAAGGTACGGATGGGAGCAAGATGTAAATGACATTAAGGTTATGAACTGCACCCTCCAGGGAACCGATAACGGTCTGAGGATCAAGACATGGCCCTCTGCGGCTTGCGCCACAACGGCTTCCGGTATTCATTTTGAGGATATCATCCTTAACAACGTTAGCAACCCAATCCTCATCGACCAGGAGTACTGCCCTTGGAACCAATGCAACAAGAAC AAACCCTCAACAATTAAGCTGGTGGACATTACCTTCAGGAAGATTAGAGGAACATCAGGGAACAAGGACGCAGTGAAGCTATTGTGCAGCAAGGGACATCCATGTGAGAATGTTGAGATTGGAGACATTAACATTGAATACAAAGGACCTGATGGTCCACCCACTTTCGAGTGCACAAACGTCACACCTAAGCTTGTGGGAACCCAGAACCCAAAGGCTTGCGTTGGACCTGTCGTCAAGGCACCTGGGCAAGCGTAA
- the LOC130497079 gene encoding uncharacterized protein LOC130497079, with product MAREKTSCLSRIAAGAAIGGALGGAVGAVYGTYEAIAFRVPGLMKIRYIGQTTVGSAAIFGLFLGAGSLIHCGK from the exons ATGGCGAGAGAAAAAACTAGTTGTTTGAGCAGAATCGCTGCCGGAGCTGCCATCGGCGGCGCACTTGGCGGCGCTGTAG GTGCTGTCTATGGAACTTACGAGGCGATTGCTTTCAGG GTCCCTGGGCTTATGAAGATAAGGTACATAGGGCAAACAACCGTGGGCAGCGCTGCAATTTTCGGACTTTTCCTAGGTGCTGGCAGTTTGATACACTGTGGAAAATAA
- the LOC108805645 gene encoding rho GDP-dissociation inhibitor 1, with amino-acid sequence MSLVSGAVSGSRDMDNKKNEGTDDEGVGSVGRQMSESSLSAAEEEEDDDSKLHLGPQYTIKEHLEKDKDDESLRKWKEQLLGSVDVTNIGETLDPEVRIISLAILSPGRPDIVLMVPENGNPKGMWFTLKEGSKYCLKFTFQVNNNIVSGLRYTNTVWKTGVKVDRGKEMLGTFSPQLEPYNHVMPEETTPSGMFARGSYSARTKFLDDDNKCYLEINYSFDIRKEWPAV; translated from the exons atgTCTTTGGTATCTGGAGCTGTATCTGGTTCCAGGGACATGGACAACAAGAAGAATGAAGGCACAGACGACGAGGGCGTTGGATCCGTGGGGAGACAGATGAGCGAGTCTTCTCTTAGCGCtgccgaggaagaagaagacgatgattccaaattacatTTGGGCCCTCAGTACACTATCAAGGAGCATCTCGAGAAGGACAAa GATGATGAGAGTCTGAGGAAATGGAAGGAACAGCTTCTTGGAAGTGTTGACGTCACCAACATTGGAG AGACACTTGACCCTGAAGTGAGGATCATTAGCCTGGCCATCTTATCCCCTGGAAGACCAGACATTGTTCTTATGGTACCTGAGAATGGGAATCCAAAGGGGATGTGGTTTACTCTGAAAGAAGGGAGCAAGTACTGTTTGAAATTCACATTTCAGGTTAACAACAACATTGTCTCTGGTCTTAGGTACACCAATACTGTTTGGAAGACTGGTGttaaag TGGACAGAGGAAAGGAAATGCTTGGAACCTTTAGTCCTCAGTTGGAACCATACAACCACGTGATGCCTGAAGAGACCACTCCTTCTGGCATGTTTGCTAGAGGATCATATTCTGCAAGAACTAAG TTTCTTGATGATGATAACAAGTGCTACTTGGAGATCAACTACAGCTTTGACATCCGTAAAGAATGGCCTGCGGTTTGA
- the LOC108809547 gene encoding polygalacturonase-like, protein MGSYLGIYTILVVCLLGYSANAEVFNAGGPPNSDITAAVLKAFTSACQAPAPSQVLIPKGDFKLGEIAMTGPCKSPIEFTLQGNVKADGGSTQGKDRWVVFEKINGFKLNGGGTFDGEGNAAWKANNCHKTFECKKLPISVRFDFVDNADIRDVTSLDAKNFHFNVISGKNMTFDNIKIIAPAESPNTDGIHLGRCEGVKILNTKIATGDDCISVGDGMKNLLIEKVVCGPGHGISVGSLGRYGWEQDVNDIKVMNCTLQGTDNGLRIKTWPSAACATTASGIHFEDIILNNVSNPILIDQEYCPWNQCNKNKPSTIKLVDITFRKIRGTSGNKDAVKLLCSKGHPCENVEIGDINIEYKGPDGPPTFECTNVTPKLVGTQNPKACVGPVVKAPGQA, encoded by the exons atgggTTCATATTTAGGAATCTATACAATTTTGGTTGTATGTTTGCTAGGATATTCAGCCAATGCTGAGGTGTTCAACGCTGGTGGTCCTCCAAATTCTGATATCACCGCG GCAGTTCTTAAAGCATTCACATCGGCATGTCAAGCTCCGGCACCAAGCCAGGTGCTGATCCCAAAAGGTGACTTCAAGCTTGGTGAGATCGCGATGACTGGTCCATGCAAATCTCCAATCGAGTTCACCTTGCAAGGCAACGTCAAAGCTGACGGTGGCTCTACTCAGGGAAAGGATAGATGGGTTGTGTTCGAAAAAATTAATGGTTTTAAGTTGAACGGAGGTGGAACATTTGACGGTGAAGGCAATGCAGCTTGGAAAGCCAATAACTGCCACAAGACTTTTGAGTGCAAGAAGCTTCCCATC AGTGTGAGGTTTGATTTTGTGGATAACGCTGATATAAGAGACGTAACCTCATTAGATGCCAAAAACTTCCACTTCAACGTTATCAGCGGCAAGAACATGACATTTGATAACATCAAGATCATTGCCCCAGCTGAAAGCCCCAACACTGACGGTATTCATTTGGGAAGATGTGAGGGAGTCAAGATCCTCAACACTAAGATCGCCACAGGAGATGACTGCATCTCCGTGGGAGATGGGATGAAGAATCTCCTCATCGAGAAAGTTGTGTGCGGTCCAGGACATGGAATCAGTGTTGGAAGCCTTGGAAGGTACGGATGGGAGCAAGATGTAAATGACATTAAGGTTATGAACTGCACCCTCCAGGGAACCGATAACGGTCTGAGGATCAAGACATGGCCCTCTGCGGCTTGCGCCACAACGGCTTCCGGTATTCATTTTGAGGATATCATCCTTAACAACGTTAGCAACCCAATCCTCATCGACCAGGAGTACTGCCCTTGGAACCAATGCAACAAGAAC AAACCCTCAACAATTAAGCTGGTGGACATTACCTTCAGGAAGATTAGAGGAACATCAGGGAACAAGGACGCAGTGAAGCTATTGTGCAGCAAGGGACATCCATGTGAGAATGTTGAGATTGGAGACATTAACATTGAATACAAAGGACCTGATGGTCCACCCACTTTCGAGTGCACAAACGTCACACCTAAGCTTGTGGGAACCCAGAACCCAAAGGCTTGCGTTGGACCTGTCGTCAAGGCACCTGGGCAAGCGTAA
- the LOC108807537 gene encoding uncharacterized protein LOC108807537 — MSAIMDQDSSGMFKVQQTIGSVVCCKCGVPMPPNAANMCVNCLRSQVDITEGLQKSVQIFYCPECGCYLQPPKTWIKAQWESKDLLSFCINRLKKNLNKVTLTNAEFVWTEPHSKRIKLKLTVQAEVLNGAARLQQSYLVEYTVRDHLCESCSRFHANPDQWVASVQLRQHVSHRRSFFYLEQLILRHEAASRAVRIKQVHQGIDFFFGNKSHADRFVDFLGKVVPIEYRQDKQLVSHDVKSCFYNYKYTYSVNICPICREDLIFLPSEVASGLGNLGPLVVCTKVSDSITLLDPRTLRCAFLDAREYWRSGFRSALTSRQLVKYLVFYVHPPPVGGQKYALTYVEIARESDLGNLFTVQTHLGHILKPGDQALGYDIYGANVNDDKMEKYRLHGLLPEAILIKKCYDKQRERKEGKPRAFTTKKLPMEMDESRGGRGRVDQEKMENEYEEFLRDLEENPELRFNVSLYKNKDYIQESDETASMSTDGESAPTVPIEELLAELELSEEDMDE, encoded by the coding sequence ATGTCAGCAATAATGGATCAAGATTCATCAGGGATGTTCAAGGTTCAGCAAACCATTGGAAGTGTCGTGTGTTGCAAGTGTGGTGTTCCTATGCCACCAAACGCAGCCAATATGTGTGTCAACTGTCTCCGCTCCCAAGTCGACATCACCGAAGGCTTACAGAAGAGTGTCCAAATCTTCTATTGCCCTGAGTGTGGTTGCTACTTGCAGCCACCCAAGACGTGGATCAAAGCTCAGTGGGAATCCAAAGATCTCTTGTCTTTCTGCATCAACAGGCTCAAGAAGAATCTCAACAAAGTCACGCTCACGAACGCTGAGTTCGTCTGGACCGAGCCTCACTCCAAGAGAATCAAACTCAAGCTCACTGTTCAAGCCGAGGTACTTAACGGTGCCGCTCGTCTTCAGCAGTCTTATCTCGTCGAGTATACCGTTAGAGACCATCTCTGCGAGTCTTGCTCGAGGTTCCATGCCAACCCTGATCAGTGGGTTGCTTCCGTTCAGCTTAGGCAGCATGTTTCTCACAGGAGGTCTTTCTTTTATCTCGAACAGTTGATTCTCAGGCACGAGGCCGCTTCTCGTGCCGTGAGAATCAAGCAGGTTCATCAAGGGATTGATTTCTTCTTTGGGAATAAAAGTCATGCTGATAGGTTTGTTGACTTTTTGGGGAAAGTTGTTCCCATTGAGTATCGTCAGGACAAGCAGTTAGTGTCTCACGATGTCAAGAGCTGCTTTTACAACTACAAGTACACTTACTCTGTTAACATCTGTCCTATCTGCCGTGAGGATCTTATCTTCTTGCCTTCCGAAGTTGCTAGCGGGTTAGGAAACCTTGGTCCGCTCGTGGTGTGCACGAAAGTTTCCGACAGCATCACCCTTCTTGATCCTAGGACCCTGAGGTGTGCCTTCTTGGACGCCAGAGAGTACTGGAGATCAGGGTTTCGATCTGCTCTCACCAGCAGACAGCTTGTGAAGTACTTAGTGTTTTATGTGCATCCTCCACCTGTTGGCGGGCAAAAGTACGCTCTAACCTATGTCGAAATTGCGCGCGAGTCAGACCTTGGTAACTTGTTCACTGTCCAAACTCATCTAGGACATATCCTGAAACCGGGAGACCAAGCTTTAGGGTATGATATCTACGGTGCAAATGTGAACGACGATAAAATGGAGAAGTATCGTTTGCATGGGCTGCTTCCCGAAGCGATTCTTATCAAGAAATGTTATGACAAGCAGAGAGAGAGGAAGGAAGGGAAGCCACGTGCGTTTACGACCAAGAAGCTTCCAATGGAGATGGATGAgtcaagaggaggaagaggcagagttgatcaagagaagatggagaatGAATATGAAGAGTTTTTGAGGGATCTTGAAGAGAACCCTGAGCTGAGGTTTAACGTATCATTGTACAAGAACAAGGATTATATTCAAGAGTCTGATGAGACTGCTTCAATGTCGACGGATGGAGAAAGTGCACCGACTGTGCCGATTGAAGAGTTGCTTGCTGAGCTTGAGCTTAGTGAAGAGGATATGGATGAGTAA